The DNA segment GCAATCGCTATGGATCCTGAGAATCTCAGGACAGTAATCGAGAGTGCTTACAGGCAGATTTTTTTTCACGCTTTCGAAACCGATCGAGACGTGAACCTTGAATCCCAGCTACGTGATGGACAGATTACCGTCCGCGACTTCATTCGCGCTTTGGTTCTTTCAGATACTTTCAAACGAACTTTTTATGGCTTTAACAGCAACTACAAGGTGGTTCGTCACCTAGTAGAGCGCATTCTAGGTCGTAAAGTAAATGGTAGGGGAGAAGAACTGTCCTGGTCGATTGTGATCGCAAGCAAGGGCCTGGAAGGTTTAGTTGACGTATTACTAGACAGCGATGAGTATCTCGACGCTTTCGGATATGATTCCGTTCCGTATCAGAGAAATCGCGTTTTGCCTGGCCGTGAGCTAGGGGACACTCCTTTCAACATCACTAGCCCACGGTACGATGAATATTATCGAGGAATATTTGGATTTCCCCAAATCGTCTTCATGGGAGGTCCTGGGAAGAAACTGCCCGAACGCGCTAAGATCAAACGCGGCGGCTCTCCTGGCGATTACTTAGAGTGGCTCAAAGATATTCCCATATCAAACGGACGAGTCAACTCAACTTCGACAGATATCGACTATATGTCGCGCGTACCTTACCGCAGTGTTGGTCGCTGACCGGAGGCAAATCCAAATGCGGATGCAGGGCTTCGGTTCCGCTTTTTTGTGATTTTTGACACTGATCCCCATAATCTGGGGTCAGCATCTACTGACCTAGTGTCGGACTCAGCGTTCGAAAAGGAAATTTTGGGCTCAAAATGATCCCGAACTAAACCTGGAGCTTTGGACGTGTCCCCAACTATTTCATCGCTGGCACGTCTAACACTCCGTCAACTTCGTCAAATCGCTAGCGATCTAGGAGTACCGCTCTACAGCCGTAAGAGCAAAGAAAACCTTGTTAATGAGGTGGCTGCTCGCCAAGAAAATCGTGATAAAGAGGTCAAGGCCAGGGAAGCTGAGCTCAGTGCACCCTCAACTTCTGTAGCAGGAACCCGTGTGGTTTTCCTTCCCCGTGATCCCCAATGGGCTTACGTATTTTGGGAGATTTCAGATATCGATCGCAAACGTGCTCAGAAAGAAGGAGCCAACCATCTGTGCCTGCGCTTGTTCGACGTAACCGGGAAGCAGGATAGCAAGGCACATCCGCATACATTGCAGGAGGTCACCGTTGACAGTCACAGTACAGAATGGTATCTTCCTATACCTCTATGCGATCGTGACTATCGTGTCGAGCTCGGTTACCGTGTTGCCAACGACTGGATGTCGTTAGCCTTCTCGTCGGTTGCACGTGTTCCCGCTCTCCATCCCAGCGAGCAAATCCTCGATCAGTTTGTTCCATTCAGCCTGGACATGTCAGCGCCGGCTTCGCCGGCCATATCAGAGCCTCCAGATGCACCACTGTACGAGCAAAAATCTATCAGCAGCAGCGGTCTACACGAACGCTTGTATCAAAGTGCCACTGTTCACTTTCGACGTCATCGGACTGGTTCAGAAGAGTTTCACGAAACCATTTACAACTCTTTGGATTCCAGGCAACCCGCGCTCAGTAGTTCTGGTGTGGGTCTATGGGCCAGCGGCCGCAATGATTCTGGACTAGGTGGAGTGGCCGCCGCACGTCAACGCTTCTTCTGGTTGGTAGCCGATGCAGAACTGATTGTTTACGGAGCAACTGACCCTTCTGCACAACTAACGATCGGTGGAGAAGATGTACCCCTATCGTCAGACGGCACATTCCGGATTCAGGTGCCGTTTCGCGACGGTGGACAGGCTTATGCTATTAGAGCAGTAGCTGCAGATGGCGAGCAGAAACACAACATCACATTCAACTTTGAGCGTCGAACAACAGACGATAACAACAGTTCGGCGAGAGGAACCCACACCGAATGATTCTAAAGTCTCCTGGCTGTGATGCGTCAACTAGCCTACGTTGGCTTGTGGCAATTACTCCCCTCGTAGGGGCCATAGGTTTTCCACTTGCAATCCCAATAGTGATGATTCGCATTGGCGTTGGGGTAGGAATTGGCCTTACTCTTGTGCTTAGTTTGCTCTGGTTTATTGTTATGCTAAAGACAGCTGAAATGCCTCACTAGAGATAACATAGCAATTGTTTTTTTGCTTCTCTTATATTCTTAGGCTTAAAAACATCTAAAATAAAAAACTTTCTTATAGCAGCCTTAATAAAAATTAAATCTTTTTATTAAAAACAACTTTTGTTTTTAAAAACGTTATTTTTTTCGTGGAAAATTATGTTTCTTAGCTGAATTCTTTTGGTATATACTTTCAATAAAAACTATAATTCTAAAAAATTCTTAATCTAAATAATTAGATAAATACAGCCAAAAGTAATGAATAATTTATTGAACTAAAGGTATTTATTAATATATTCATAAAGTTTTTATAAAACAAGCCTTTTACGCTAACAGCCTATTTACTATTATACAAAGATTTTATATTAAATAAATGCTTTTTTAAATTTACTTGTTAGTTTTAAATCTAAAATTTTTTAAGAACTAAATTAACAAATAGATTCCTTGTATTTTGGAGCCTAAAAGTATTATTAATTAATGTTAAAGTAAGCAACAATAAGTAAAATATTTACTCTTTTATAAAGTTAAATAAAGCAGCTTGCAGTCCATAATTGTAGTACTCTGAGTACGATTTATCTCGATAATAATTATCGAGATAAAAATAACGTCTATAAATGTACTAAAATACATCACTACTATACTAACAATAAAAAATATTCCTAGCGATAAATATTTTATTTACTTATCTAAGATCTTGCGAAAATTATTAAAACTTTTACTGCATCAAGCTGATCTCAAAAATCTAGGTATTTGCTGTTCCTGACATCAGTATTAAAAAATAGAATTAGAAAGCTTGTGTTATTCTTTCAATAATCTACCAAAGTTGTAACTTTATGCATCAGCTTACAGATAAACTTATGAACTATCTCTACTTTCTGCTTATTCTAAAGAGACATTTTAAAGTTCTTTATTGCAGAGGCATATGTATTATGCATAGCCACATTAATAGTAAATAATTAGTATTGCTACAGATAGACTTGCCTGCTGTCTAGTTGGTTTATAAGGCTAACTCTTAAGAAACTTGAAAGAGCAAATAGTGCTGGCATGGTTCTGATCAGGTGGTCCTTAAGTCGAGGACATATTTTAAATGCAGTTCAAGTCAATAACTCGGGCATGAATAGTAGTTATTCCGGTCTAGTGTACAGACTATTACCTTTCGTGTTTAATATCAATATCTTTGCCTGATTGGCCAATCTGGCATCGCGATAGGCCACACATTACAACTCACTATTAGACAGCCAACGCTTCATTTCTAAGTATTCCTTATGAGCTAGCTTGCTCAGTTATTTTCGGTTGATCGTCCTGATGATACTCAGGAAACTTCGACTTGAATTAGTGGCTGACTTTCAAACTTGGAAGGTAACCCGCTCAACTGATCCTGTTACCACGAGCCCAAGTAGCAATACTAGAAAAGACTAGAATGCGATTTTTAGGACATTTCAAGACCTAGGGGTGGCGATGTCAACTGGTCCACTTGGCATCTATATAAATTGATCTTATGTTTATGTTTTGCAAAACGCCATTGTTGCAGTGATGACGACGACCTCAACCTCTATGAGACCAAGCCAGCATGAGGTTCGTCTCAACAGTCCATTTACCGATCAGAAACCTGGTACTTCTGGTTTACGCAAAAGTAGCAAGCAATTCCAACAGCCTCATTACTTGGAGAGCTTCATTGAAGCCGTGCTGCGCACCCTGTTAGGTGTCAAAGGAGGCACACTGGTGCTAGGGGGTGACGGTCGGTTCGGCAATATCCACGCTATTGACGTGATCCTGCGCATGGCTGCTGCCCATGGAATAGATAAGGTGATAGTCCCCGTCGATGGAATACTTTCTACTCCGGCAGCTTCACACCTGATCCGCGCTAGGCAGGCGATCGGGGGAGTCATACTCTCCGCCAGTCACAATCCTGGCGGGCCCGATGGGGATTTTGGTGTCAAGGTGAATGGAGCAAATGGCGGTCCCGCGCCGGCTTCCTACACCGATGCAGTGTTTAAGTGCGCCAAAACTCTGACCCATTACTCGATAATAGAATTCCAACCAGTTTCCCTTGAAAGCCCAGGTGAGCAAGCAATCGGTAAGATGACAGTTGAAGTCATCGACGGTGTCGATGACTTCGTTACTTTAATGCAGCATTTATTTGATTTTGATCAAATCAGAGATTTGATCCGCAGCGGTTTTCCGCTGGTCTTTGATGCTATGCATGCGGTCACCGGTCCCTACGCCAGGCGATTGTTTGAAGATCTGCTTGGAGCACCTGCGGGTAGTGTTCGCAACGGTATTCCACTAAAAGATTTCGGTGGAGGACACCCCGACCCCAACCTTACCTACGCGCACAAGCTCGCCAAACTTCTCCTGCAAAGTGATGATTATCGCTTTGGTGCTGCCTGCGATGGGGATGGAGACCGCAACATGATCCTAGGGCACCGCTGTTTTGTGAATCCTAGTGATAGCCTGGCGGTGCTTGCCGCTAACGCCACATTAGCGCCAGCCTATAGTGACGGTCTAGCTGGAGTAGCCCGCTCGATGCCGACCAGTGCTGCTGTTGATGTGGTAGCCAAGGAGCTGGGTATCAACTGCTACGAAACGCCCACAGGTTGGAAGTTTTTTGGGAATCTACTCGACGCTGGACAAATCACTCTCTGCGGAGAAGAGAGCTTTGGTACCGGTAGCAACCACATTCGTGAAAAAGATGGTCTTTGGGCAGTGTTGTTTTGGCTTCAAATTCTGGCAAAGCGTCAATGCAGTGTAGCCGATCTCATGAATGAACACTGGGAGCGCTTTGGGCGGCACTATTACTCTCGCCATGATTATGAAATCGTGGATAGTGTCACAGCCCAATCGCTTTACAGCAGGCTTGAGACCATGCTGCCTAGCCTTAAAGGGCAAATCTTTGCCGGGCGCACCGTCAATGTAGCCGACAACTTTAGCTACACCGACCCGATTGATTTTTCGGTGACCAAAGGTCAAGGTTTACGAATTTTGCTGGAAGATGGTGGCCGTATTATCGTTCGCTTGTCTGGAACTGGTACCAAAGGAGCAACAATCCGAGTTTATTTAGAAGACTATGTACCTAGTAGTGATAATCTCAACCAAAATCCTCAAATCGCTCTTAAAGATATGATCAGCGCTATTAATGCTCTATCTGAAATCCAGCAGCTAACTGGCATGAATCAACCCACTGTAATTACCTGATTAATTGGGGTCAAGACCTGAACACTATCTCCGACTAAAGAAGCAAAAATAACATAAATCGACTTAGGCATGGCTTTGCTATTAATCAATACCTTGAGAAAAATGGTAAGCTACAGCAACACTGAAAGCTAAGGCCCATAGTGATCTAAGGTCTACCGAAAGATTTCTCTAAAAGTGTCAACTGGGTTACGGATCCGAATTTTGTGTTTAAACCTGATTTCCATCTATAAGGTACCTAGCGCCCGCACCTGACACTTGCATCGGGAAGAGGGTGTTACGTACTCATATAACAATGGGAACAACCAAAGCCAAAATGGAAGAGTAAGGATCTACTATAACTTGTCAAAAATAGCCAAACAAAACGATGGTAGATTTTATGCGTGAGCACCACTAACCAAAATTGGGGAGACTTGATGAATGATGAGATTGTCACTATCGTAGCCGCCCAGAACAGTGCTTTGCTAAGAACCTAGTTTTCTCTTAATGCTGATGCCAGTTTCTTACCCATTATCTCCTGATTGATGATAAGGTCAACAATCAAAGTTATACCATTATTAGCAAGACCCATCACCGTTACTAGGCGTATATGATTCAGTGTTTGGTTCATGCTATTTGATAATATCAGCATATTAAATAATATAGTCGTGGGCATAGCCAGCAAAGTATAGCTTAAACACGCAATCGTGACTTTTTTCATAATTAGAAACCAAGAAAATCATTTCCATCAACCTCGCGACGGCCAAGTAATTAACGCAACAATTAATTGTTATCTATAACAAATAAAATTACGCTTGCCACTACACGATCACTGCTTCCACTAAATCACTACATAGCTGAAAAAGTTGATGTCATTTGGCTATTATAACTTGCTCAAATGATGAAATTAACAAGAATTCCTAATTTATTGTTTGACAATCGCTTATCATGATTGGCAAAGATGTCAAACCTGCTAATCTTCAAGCCATAACAATAGTTAGAGCGTATGCAATTATCCTTAAATGTATGTGACTCATTATAAAAGAGTTGTACTCCTTGCTCAGGTTACTCCTTGCTTAACTGTAATGAAAGTGGTAAGGTTTCTAGTGCTTTTGGATCCTCTTAACATTTCCGCAGCGCTATACTGTCAAAATCGTTTTCTCACCAATTACGTGACATGAACTAAGATATGTTCATGTCTGCGATTATTACTACTCTCCTCATGATTCTAAACAATAGTGATAGAGCAAAGCGCTCATGCTGTCGTTCTTTCTAGAAGCTATTATCACCATGTCGATGTTTATATTCAACTCCCCAATCTCTAACTTTGACTACAACTACTTAACAGGGGCTTAAAGCTTAATCAGATAAAAATGTAAGTGTATAATACACCTTAGGCTTTAGACATCTTGACATCATCAGTATTAATATCTTGATTCGAGCTAGGAACAGCTACCGGCTCACGAATCTTCCGCTCTCACTCCAAAACGACTCTTTGTTTCCTGAAAACAGAAGCTGGACGTGCATGCACAACAATCTCACAGACGAGATAGCCAAGATAATTGTTAATCAAGAGCGGTTTCGTTTGATAAGAATAATCCATGACTAGTAATACCTCCCTGCTAAAGGATAAACCTTTATTTAAGACGACTGCTCAACACACTAGTTGTTACAGGAAAGATCAGGGTTCTACCTCAGGCTAATAAGCATTATGCAAGTCAACAATCGTTAGCTTGATATGTAAGCGTTCAGCAAGATTGTAGGAAAAGTTTATTTAGACTTGCCTCGCCCAGAATCATCTTTTAACTGAGACAGTAAAGTATAAAAAGCCCTCACAGTGCCAGAGTTTAGGTGATGACACCTAAGGTCTCACCCTTAGATGGGAAAACAAAGCTAACGAACAGCAGTCTCAGGTAACTGAGAGTTAGCCTGGATGCAGGCTGGAAGGAACACGTACCAAGACATTAGAGAGGTACACTGGGCGTCTCCTTGGCACTTGTTAGGAGCACAGACATTTTGGGAGCCGGTATAAGTACCGCAGGTGTCAGCCAAACGAAAATGGACTGGCAAGGCGGTCATAATGCCAGCAGAAGAAATCTCACCGTCAATAGAATCGGCTATGATAGCCGAACGAAGAGCCGCAACAGCCGTCTTTTTCATGCGCCAGTAAGGAAAGTAGGATGCGGTCTGATCTTTAAGAAACTCGATACCGTCACTTGAATACAAGAAACGAGATACGCCAATCACGTCAACACCGTAGCTCTTGATCATACCCGTCCGAATTTCTTCGGAAGTCCAACCAGACTTGTTAACACCAGCATCTAGGGCACGATTAGTAGCTTTACTGGTTTCGAAGAAAGTTTTAAATTCCTTGAGGGTTACGCTCCAAACAGCGCCGCCTGTATTCCAGCGCACAGGAAGTTTCGTGCCAGCTTCAGTGGGTGTAGCAAAAGCTGCCAAAAAAGCACCTGTGAGAATACCAGTAGCAAGATGAGTAAACACTGACGGTAAATATGGAGGCCTGTTGAAAATTAATCCTTCGAGCAAAAACCGCCAACTTAATTAAGCAAAAACCTACCCAATTCAATTGATCCTGCTCATTCGGGCCACTTAGTTCACAGGCTATGGCAAAAATTGTGCGGCTCACCTAACGAGCCGTACGCTTTCTGTTGAAGTAACACCCCAATGTACTTTGGCTATTCCGATGATTACTGGCTTCAGATTTCACGCACTCCAGCTAACATGGTGAACATCTTCGACTGCTGTCCCTAACAAGGTCACAAGGTAGCTCCATGTTTCTCTCAAGAGGATGGTAAGTCTTAGCTGCAACTTAAGAAGCTTGTGATTTCGGAAATCGCCTAGGCCGCATCCAAGGGCAAGATATTAAGGCACTGAGAACCTCAGTAAAGAGTAGCGCTGTACTCCATAAAGAACTCATTTAGTGGACTTGCACCTCTAACACGCTCTATCGACTCAGGACCCTGTGCTGTAATCAATCTTTCTGAGAAGTTCATAGAACGCGAATGCACAAGAATGAACGCATCGAGCGTAAGTATTTCACGGTGAAGATAGCGACAGTGGCATCGCACATACTTCTCAGTAACTCAATCCTGGACTAGGGATATTCGTCCAGCAGGTGGAACAACCCACGCAACTGCAAATTAGGGTCTAGCTGTACTTGTAAAGGCGTGTTCCGAAGCTCTGCTACAAGCAATTTGGCATCTCCTCCACATAACCAGAGTACCCCACTGCAAGCCTTCTGAGCCTCCCGTATAGCTGCAACCATAGATTGAAATACGCCACGACGCATGGCTAATACAGTTTTCTTTGGGAATCTCTCTTCATCCGGAGGGGCAAAAGGCACCGTTGGCAAGGCCTCCGTACCTTTTGTCATCGCTGAAAGCTGGAGTCGGTAACCAGGAATTAGCTGACCACCTAAAAAAGCTCCATCGGGTGAAAGCACAGTAATGCTGAGTATAGTGCCAGCATCTGCAAGTAACAGTCCAGAGGATAGGTCTAACGACAACGCAAGGCTGTGCGTCCAGCCGGCCCAGGCACCAATTGCCCGATCCACCCCCAGCCAAGGCGGACAACCCACCAAGGGAACATCTTGGAGTGTAATGCGACGCTTCCCGGCGGCAGACAAACACTCGGGAACAGCTCCAACTGCTGCCCATCCAGATAATTCTCCTGTGAGACGAGCTAGATCTGGATATGCATGATCGAAACGTGTCCCAAAGGAATCTCGCTCCCCCCAGTGCCATCGGCTGTTGCCAATTAGCAATACGCGTCGTGTGTTATGGGGTAGCTCTGTCATATGCCTTCTCCCATCAGTCCTTCTACCCGCTCCTGAGGCAGATGTATACCGCATTCCTGCTTCAATCCACCGAAACGCGTATCCCGACCGTTGAGATCTCCCGCATCTGGACCACTAGAATGCCAATCGCCCACTGTAGAATATCCCTGATCAAACAAAGGATGCTGAGGCAGTTCGTTGTCCTGCATGTAGTCAAAGACATCCCTCCTAGTCCATTCTAGGATGGGTCTTAATGAAAGCCGTTCTCGAATTGGGTCAAGCCAGGTCATTGAGCGACGGTGGTCCGTTTGCCCACTCCTAACCCCGCTAGCCCAACAATAAATATTGAGCCGGGCCAGTGATTGCTCTAGGGGTTCAACCTTGCGAATCCAATGATAAAGCTCAAGATCAGCCACAGCTCCAGTATCCCAAAGGCGACCATGCAATGCTTCCATTCGGGCTGGTGAGACCATGCTTTGCGCCACCACCAAACGAATGTCAAATAACCCGGTGAGCTGCTCGACATAGGTGTAGGTCTCCGGGGGGAGGTAACCTGTATCGACCCAAATCACCGGAACCAAGCTCCCCCACGGCAGTTGGTTCAACATGTGCAATAGCACAGATGACTGAATGCCAAAGCTGGTTGTCAACGCAAAATTTTCACCAAATTGTTGGTAAGCCCAAGCCAAACGTTCCTGAGGCGGAAGACCCTTAAGAACCAAACGATTTTGACGCAGCGTTTCAAACTGCAAATCATCTTGATTGGCCGGTTCTACCTCTACCGACGTGCGCGCTATTACGTCAGGAACCTCGATCATGCAGCCATCCTCCCCTGTCGCCGATTTAGTCACTCTGTCTATCGTTGAACAAATCATTACCGCCCATGACACCACATACTTCCTCAGCGGATGCCGTGGTGATTGTCGGTGGCGGATTTGGTGGGTTGTTTTCGTCTCTCGCTGTTCATAGGCAACTTCCTGACTGTCCTGTGGTTTTGATTGAACCCCGAAAGCAATTTCTTTTTCAGCCTTTGCTTTACGAGCTTCTTAGCAATGAGCTGCAGGAATGGGAAGTCGCCCCCCGATACAGCCAGCTAGTAAGCAATAAAGGCATCTGTTGGCTAAGGGATAGAGTAATCGGTATCGATCGCCTTACACACACTCTGCAGACTCTCTCAGGGGATCGAATCCCCTGGGGCCAGTTGGTGATCGCCACTGGATCAAAGCCCAACGACTTTGGTATTCCAGGAGTGAGGGAACACGGCAGCGGATTCTGCAATCTCAGCGATGTTCGATACCTCCGTCAATTGGTGCAAGGTTTTCATCGTCGGAGACACCCCAATGCTGCCCTGGCAATCGTTGGTGCAGGGTCCACAGGTGTTGAGCTGTCGTGCAAGCTGGCCGACCTTCTTGAAGGCAAAGCAAGGATTCATCTCATTGAGATGGGAGACAGCATCCTTCCCAACAGCTCCGCCTTTAACCGGGAACGTGCCAACGCTGCCCTTGAGCGTAAAGACGTAATCATCCACTTGAACACATCTGTGACACGAGTCGAAGCGAATCGGGTAGTTCTACGTGAAGACGATGCAATTGCTCATCAAGGTCTGGTCTGGACGGCTGGCAATCAGCCTGATTTCCCTTGCTTACAACCTCCACCCTCCATCATTCGAGGCCGACTTGCGGTAGACGGTGACCTACGGCTCCAAGGGAGTACTGACATATTTGCCATTGGAGACACTGCCATCACAATTGACCATCCAGTCCCAGCAACCGCGCAGGTAGCAATGCAACAAGGCGAAGCGGTCGGAGAAGCTATCGCAACCTTGCGCATTGGTGAAAAACCACCAATGTTTCAGTTTAATGATCGCGGAGAAATGCTTAGCCTCGGAATTGGCGACGCGACACTTACAGGCCTTGGAATTACGATGGCTGGCCCTCTAGCCTTTCAGCTGCGCCGAGCTGCCTACCTCACAAGGATGCCTGCCTTATCGGTGGGGGTTCGCTCAGCAGCCGCCTGGTTGATAAA comes from the Synechococcus sp. M16CYN genome and includes:
- a CDS encoding phycobilisome rod-core linker polypeptide, coding for MAIPLLEYAPITQNSLRAGVSNLRVGSEEVTRAYSMAIAMDPENLRTVIESAYRQIFFHAFETDRDVNLESQLRDGQITVRDFIRALVLSDTFKRTFYGFNSNYKVVRHLVERILGRKVNGRGEELSWSIVIASKGLEGLVDVLLDSDEYLDAFGYDSVPYQRNRVLPGRELGDTPFNITSPRYDEYYRGIFGFPQIVFMGGPGKKLPERAKIKRGGSPGDYLEWLKDIPISNGRVNSTSTDIDYMSRVPYRSVGR
- a CDS encoding DUF4912 domain-containing protein, whose product is MSPTISSLARLTLRQLRQIASDLGVPLYSRKSKENLVNEVAARQENRDKEVKAREAELSAPSTSVAGTRVVFLPRDPQWAYVFWEISDIDRKRAQKEGANHLCLRLFDVTGKQDSKAHPHTLQEVTVDSHSTEWYLPIPLCDRDYRVELGYRVANDWMSLAFSSVARVPALHPSEQILDQFVPFSLDMSAPASPAISEPPDAPLYEQKSISSSGLHERLYQSATVHFRRHRTGSEEFHETIYNSLDSRQPALSSSGVGLWASGRNDSGLGGVAAARQRFFWLVADAELIVYGATDPSAQLTIGGEDVPLSSDGTFRIQVPFRDGGQAYAIRAVAADGEQKHNITFNFERRTTDDNNSSARGTHTE
- a CDS encoding alpha-D-glucose phosphate-specific phosphoglucomutase, whose product is MTTTSTSMRPSQHEVRLNSPFTDQKPGTSGLRKSSKQFQQPHYLESFIEAVLRTLLGVKGGTLVLGGDGRFGNIHAIDVILRMAAAHGIDKVIVPVDGILSTPAASHLIRARQAIGGVILSASHNPGGPDGDFGVKVNGANGGPAPASYTDAVFKCAKTLTHYSIIEFQPVSLESPGEQAIGKMTVEVIDGVDDFVTLMQHLFDFDQIRDLIRSGFPLVFDAMHAVTGPYARRLFEDLLGAPAGSVRNGIPLKDFGGGHPDPNLTYAHKLAKLLLQSDDYRFGAACDGDGDRNMILGHRCFVNPSDSLAVLAANATLAPAYSDGLAGVARSMPTSAAVDVVAKELGINCYETPTGWKFFGNLLDAGQITLCGEESFGTGSNHIREKDGLWAVLFWLQILAKRQCSVADLMNEHWERFGRHYYSRHDYEIVDSVTAQSLYSRLETMLPSLKGQIFAGRTVNVADNFSYTDPIDFSVTKGQGLRILLEDGGRIIVRLSGTGTKGATIRVYLEDYVPSSDNLNQNPQIALKDMISAINALSEIQQLTGMNQPTVIT
- a CDS encoding protein phosphatase; its protein translation is MFTHLATGILTGAFLAAFATPTEAGTKLPVRWNTGGAVWSVTLKEFKTFFETSKATNRALDAGVNKSGWTSEEIRTGMIKSYGVDVIGVSRFLYSSDGIEFLKDQTASYFPYWRMKKTAVAALRSAIIADSIDGEISSAGIMTALPVHFRLADTCGTYTGSQNVCAPNKCQGDAQCTSLMSWYVFLPACIQANSQLPETAVR
- a CDS encoding type III pantothenate kinase, with the protein product MTELPHNTRRVLLIGNSRWHWGERDSFGTRFDHAYPDLARLTGELSGWAAVGAVPECLSAAGKRRITLQDVPLVGCPPWLGVDRAIGAWAGWTHSLALSLDLSSGLLLADAGTILSITVLSPDGAFLGGQLIPGYRLQLSAMTKGTEALPTVPFAPPDEERFPKKTVLAMRRGVFQSMVAAIREAQKACSGVLWLCGGDAKLLVAELRNTPLQVQLDPNLQLRGLFHLLDEYP
- a CDS encoding phosphoadenylyl-sulfate reductase, whose protein sequence is MIEVPDVIARTSVEVEPANQDDLQFETLRQNRLVLKGLPPQERLAWAYQQFGENFALTTSFGIQSSVLLHMLNQLPWGSLVPVIWVDTGYLPPETYTYVEQLTGLFDIRLVVAQSMVSPARMEALHGRLWDTGAVADLELYHWIRKVEPLEQSLARLNIYCWASGVRSGQTDHRRSMTWLDPIRERLSLRPILEWTRRDVFDYMQDNELPQHPLFDQGYSTVGDWHSSGPDAGDLNGRDTRFGGLKQECGIHLPQERVEGLMGEGI
- a CDS encoding FAD-dependent oxidoreductase is translated as MTPHTSSADAVVIVGGGFGGLFSSLAVHRQLPDCPVVLIEPRKQFLFQPLLYELLSNELQEWEVAPRYSQLVSNKGICWLRDRVIGIDRLTHTLQTLSGDRIPWGQLVIATGSKPNDFGIPGVREHGSGFCNLSDVRYLRQLVQGFHRRRHPNAALAIVGAGSTGVELSCKLADLLEGKARIHLIEMGDSILPNSSAFNRERANAALERKDVIIHLNTSVTRVEANRVVLREDDAIAHQGLVWTAGNQPDFPCLQPPPSIIRGRLAVDGDLRLQGSTDIFAIGDTAITIDHPVPATAQVAMQQGEAVGEAIATLRIGEKPPMFQFNDRGEMLSLGIGDATLTGLGITMAGPLAFQLRRAAYLTRMPALSVGVRSAAAWLINR